One window from the genome of Chroococcidiopsis sp. TS-821 encodes:
- a CDS encoding sterol desaturase family protein translates to MFAVRGVLIGVICFVLAFVLASLVEYWLHRLMHVSQRIGERHRDHHRRNEGQGVIWEFRDYVRGSFVVMIAVFFLSLEAGIGWFLGGLIYAAFSAYAHQLQHENPKKCFWMKMPVHYVHHKYGMWHHNFGLAVDWWDRVFGTYKPVEWLTEEELSQPERGYLQLRWW, encoded by the coding sequence ATGTTTGCTGTACGCGGTGTATTGATTGGAGTCATCTGTTTTGTTTTGGCGTTCGTCTTAGCAAGTTTGGTGGAATACTGGCTACATCGATTGATGCACGTTTCGCAGCGAATTGGCGAACGTCACCGCGATCATCACCGTCGCAATGAAGGACAAGGCGTGATTTGGGAATTTCGCGATTATGTGCGCGGTAGCTTCGTTGTCATGATTGCTGTCTTTTTCCTTTCTTTAGAAGCCGGAATCGGTTGGTTTCTGGGAGGATTAATTTATGCTGCGTTTTCAGCTTATGCGCATCAACTACAGCACGAAAACCCGAAAAAGTGCTTTTGGATGAAAATGCCCGTTCATTATGTCCATCATAAGTACGGTATGTGGCATCACAACTTTGGTTTAGCTGTCGATTGGTGGGATCGCGTTTTTGGAACTTACAAGCCTGTAGAATGGCTGACTGAAGAAGAATTATCTCAACCAGAACGCGGTTATTTACAACTGCGGTGGTGGTAA
- a CDS encoding cation diffusion facilitator family transporter, which yields MYKSSARQRQPTETSILKLSLGVSCITAGIGVVFGLISESNAIILDGIASAISLISTWLSVIASRLVLKPENERFQFGYRHIEPLVNFVRSLIVVAVSLYAVLTAVVQIRQGGRSITDGWVLAYALVTLMVSALIYTYQMRYVARTGSTSIRLEAQEWWIDCLSSLGILAGYGVALWLEQRGFMRIAALIDPILVFSIVAITLPFPVKTLHQNLLDILLIAPDEEIQQKIRSTVAKVGSQYGFERFRLHTSQYGNSLDVEVNIIVDDSFVIPGVSYLDRIRQDIWEGLNMPSYRLWLVVCFVGDERWA from the coding sequence ATGTATAAGTCATCTGCACGACAGCGACAGCCGACTGAAACATCTATTCTGAAGTTGTCACTAGGTGTATCTTGCATAACAGCAGGAATTGGCGTTGTATTTGGACTCATTAGTGAATCCAACGCCATCATTCTCGATGGAATTGCTTCCGCCATTAGTTTAATTTCCACTTGGTTGAGCGTGATTGCTTCTCGATTGGTGTTGAAACCGGAAAATGAACGATTTCAGTTTGGATACCGACACATCGAGCCATTAGTCAATTTTGTGCGCAGTCTGATCGTTGTTGCGGTCAGTTTATATGCTGTCTTGACGGCTGTGGTGCAGATCAGGCAAGGAGGTCGCTCAATTACTGATGGCTGGGTCTTAGCCTACGCCCTCGTAACTCTCATGGTTTCTGCTTTGATTTATACGTATCAAATGCGCTATGTGGCTCGAACCGGCTCGACGAGTATTCGACTGGAAGCTCAGGAGTGGTGGATCGACTGTTTATCTAGCTTGGGCATCTTGGCGGGTTATGGAGTTGCCTTGTGGTTAGAGCAACGTGGGTTTATGCGCATTGCAGCGCTGATCGATCCAATTTTGGTATTCTCGATCGTGGCAATTACGCTACCTTTTCCTGTTAAAACTCTACATCAAAACTTGCTCGACATTCTGCTGATTGCTCCTGACGAAGAAATCCAACAGAAAATTCGCAGTACTGTAGCAAAAGTTGGCTCCCAATACGGCTTTGAGCGCTTTCGCCTACATACATCTCAGTATGGTAATTCACTGGATGTGGAAGTCAATATCATTGTCGATGACTCGTTTGTCATTCCTGGAGTTTCTTACCTCGATCGAATTCGTCAAGACATCTGGGAAGGGCTGAATATGCCGTCGTACCGTCTTTGGCTAGTTGTGTGTTTTGTTGGAGACGAGCGATGGGCATGA
- a CDS encoding Mpo1-like protein, translating into MKYFQEAKAHFVASHQHPINQFLHHLTNIVAIAAVVFLFYDWRLTIVCLVLTQVFALGGHAFFEKNEPAFVKYPGIAILAAMQWSFENWFGLRQVLQQINLSKN; encoded by the coding sequence GTGAAATATTTCCAAGAAGCAAAAGCTCACTTTGTTGCCAGCCACCAGCACCCGATTAATCAGTTTCTTCATCATTTGACGAATATAGTTGCGATCGCCGCTGTCGTCTTTTTGTTCTACGATTGGCGACTCACCATCGTCTGTTTGGTTTTAACTCAAGTTTTTGCTTTAGGCGGTCATGCTTTTTTCGAAAAGAATGAACCTGCGTTTGTCAAGTACCCAGGGATAGCAATTTTAGCTGCAATGCAGTGGTCATTTGAGAATTGGTTTGGTTTACGCCAAGTTTTGCAACAGATTAATTTAAGTAAAAATTAG
- a CDS encoding amidohydrolase family protein: MYQGLPVIDADAHKLENPLVMRDYIEPEYRDRIGLVIDSLGDQRARIIDFNPATGKNDLMRMFPQPQGMGKGGFRNLHPETTLGAMFNRIRIEHMDREGIDVHVIYGTLNLIFSSILDKDLAIALCRAYNNYMADDCRGYDNRLKPIGVIPLQDVDAAVAEMHRCVNELGMISVAVAPNMPIPHPKAPEAFPDIRSCKTISHPDFRPILQAAVDLNIGLGIHGGPGSYMVGGISDYTETFVLTHIFVQRNQQQLALARMVFDGAFEQFPTLRVGFLEGGCGWVPDLAHAFHEHWEKRIRDFDPKHPYRPSLMEFTKLMIQERGTHNNVNLISQAKNLFDLLWNKQHDPTKIEDASLYEHYDLRHRDPLEYFERGQIFTSFESDDPGPAYLHIAMGEIGKHLACFSGDYGHWDGVLQNCVHDAATVADYDREHLGLLLGGNALALYGDRLRQSLPDHLRTQTALKN, from the coding sequence ATGTACCAAGGTTTACCTGTTATTGATGCAGATGCTCATAAGCTCGAAAATCCACTGGTAATGCGCGATTATATCGAGCCAGAATATCGCGATCGCATTGGTTTAGTTATCGATAGTCTTGGCGATCAAAGAGCAAGAATCATTGACTTTAACCCCGCAACCGGAAAAAACGATTTGATGCGGATGTTTCCCCAACCGCAGGGAATGGGTAAAGGCGGTTTTCGCAATTTGCATCCAGAAACGACCTTAGGCGCCATGTTTAATCGCATCCGGATCGAACACATGGATCGCGAAGGTATTGACGTTCACGTGATTTACGGTACGTTGAACTTAATCTTTTCCAGCATTCTCGATAAAGACTTGGCGATCGCGCTTTGTCGTGCGTATAACAACTACATGGCGGATGACTGTCGCGGCTACGATAACCGCCTCAAACCCATCGGTGTAATTCCGCTACAAGATGTTGACGCCGCAGTTGCAGAGATGCATCGTTGCGTAAACGAACTAGGAATGATTAGCGTTGCGGTAGCGCCTAATATGCCCATTCCGCACCCCAAAGCACCGGAAGCGTTTCCCGATATCCGCAGTTGCAAGACAATTAGCCATCCAGACTTTCGCCCGATTCTGCAAGCAGCAGTTGATTTAAATATTGGTTTGGGAATTCACGGCGGACCAGGTTCTTACATGGTAGGCGGAATTTCAGATTATACCGAAACTTTTGTCCTCACCCACATTTTCGTACAACGCAACCAACAACAGCTAGCATTAGCACGGATGGTATTTGATGGGGCATTTGAGCAATTTCCTACCTTACGTGTCGGATTTCTAGAAGGTGGTTGCGGTTGGGTTCCCGATTTAGCCCATGCATTCCACGAACATTGGGAAAAGCGCATTCGCGATTTCGATCCAAAACATCCTTACCGCCCGTCGCTGATGGAATTTACCAAGTTAATGATTCAAGAACGCGGGACGCACAATAACGTTAACTTAATTAGTCAAGCGAAAAACTTGTTCGATTTATTGTGGAACAAGCAACACGATCCGACAAAGATTGAAGATGCAAGTTTGTACGAACATTATGACTTGCGCCACCGCGATCCTTTAGAATACTTCGAGCGCGGACAAATTTTCACTTCGTTTGAATCCGACGATCCAGGTCCTGCGTATCTCCACATTGCCATGGGTGAAATTGGCAAACACCTTGCTTGCTTCTCTGGCGATTACGGTCATTGGGATGGCGTGTTACAAAATTGCGTCCATGATGCAGCAACAGTAGCCGATTACGATCGCGAACACTTAGGCTTACTGCTGGGAGGAAATGCCTTGGCATTATACGGCGATCGCTTGCGCCAATCATTACCAGATCATCTCCGCACGCAAACTGCACTCAAAAATTAG
- a CDS encoding B12-binding domain-containing radical SAM protein, which yields MRVLLLYPLFPKSFWSFDRALELIGRKVSLPPLGMITVAAILPQTWEFRLVDRNVREETEADWAWADLVIISGMIVQKPDMLHLIREAKRRGKLVAVGGPYVTSVPDAAQEAGADFLVLDEGEITLPLLVAALEQGETSGIFTAKGDKPDVTTTPIPRFDLLDLNAYNEMSVQFSRGCPFQCEFCDIIVLYGRKPRTKTPAQLIAELQTLYDLGWRRSVFMVDDNFIGNKRNVKLLLRELGPWMAEHQYPFRLATEASVDLAQDDELLELMVAANFTAVFLGIETPDTDSLALTHKFQNTRNSLIESVQKINSAGLSVMAGFILGFDDEKPGAGDRIIDFVEATAIPKAMFGLLQALPNTALWQRLQKEGRLLEAKQETEGHQMTLTNFIPTRPLPELAREYVSCFWELYEPRRYLSRVYRHFMAMKPAPHKAPFRMLEPIEMRAVLIICWRQGFKRNTRFQFWKQLFGIMRHNPGVFVPYLSNCALIEHFIQYRQIVRDEIEAQLATLLKEEPREDISVKTYAVSSKQ from the coding sequence ATGCGCGTACTACTTTTATATCCGCTTTTCCCCAAATCTTTCTGGTCATTTGACCGCGCACTAGAACTGATTGGGCGTAAAGTCTCATTACCCCCTTTGGGGATGATTACAGTAGCAGCTATTTTGCCTCAAACGTGGGAATTTCGCCTTGTAGACCGCAATGTCCGCGAAGAAACTGAAGCAGATTGGGCTTGGGCAGATTTAGTAATTATTTCTGGCATGATTGTCCAAAAACCCGATATGTTGCATCTAATTCGCGAAGCAAAGCGACGGGGTAAATTGGTAGCGGTGGGTGGTCCTTATGTAACTTCTGTTCCAGATGCAGCGCAGGAAGCGGGAGCAGATTTTCTCGTTTTAGACGAAGGCGAAATTACTCTACCACTTCTAGTTGCGGCACTCGAACAGGGTGAAACGTCAGGAATCTTTACTGCTAAAGGCGATAAACCCGATGTCACTACTACACCAATTCCGAGATTCGATCTGCTGGATCTCAACGCATATAACGAGATGTCCGTGCAGTTTTCGCGGGGCTGTCCTTTTCAGTGCGAATTCTGCGACATTATTGTATTGTATGGACGCAAACCTCGGACTAAGACTCCAGCCCAACTGATTGCCGAGTTACAGACACTTTACGATCTAGGCTGGCGGCGTTCCGTATTTATGGTCGATGACAATTTCATCGGTAACAAGCGCAATGTTAAGCTATTGCTGCGCGAACTTGGTCCTTGGATGGCAGAACATCAGTATCCGTTTCGCCTCGCAACGGAAGCATCAGTAGACTTAGCCCAAGATGATGAGTTATTAGAATTGATGGTTGCAGCAAACTTTACAGCTGTGTTTTTGGGAATCGAAACACCGGATACGGATAGTCTAGCGCTAACTCACAAGTTCCAAAATACACGCAACTCGCTGATCGAATCAGTTCAGAAAATTAACTCTGCGGGCTTGAGCGTTATGGCAGGTTTCATTTTAGGATTTGATGATGAAAAACCTGGCGCAGGCGATCGCATTATCGATTTTGTCGAAGCAACCGCAATTCCTAAAGCAATGTTTGGGCTACTACAAGCCTTACCTAACACTGCACTATGGCAACGACTGCAAAAAGAAGGACGACTCTTAGAGGCAAAGCAAGAAACTGAAGGTCATCAGATGACTCTCACGAATTTTATACCAACACGTCCGTTACCAGAACTTGCCCGCGAGTATGTTAGTTGTTTCTGGGAACTGTATGAACCGCGTCGCTATCTATCAAGAGTGTACCGTCACTTTATGGCAATGAAGCCAGCCCCCCACAAAGCACCGTTTCGGATGTTAGAACCTATCGAGATGCGCGCCGTATTGATTATCTGCTGGCGACAAGGTTTCAAACGCAATACTCGATTTCAGTTTTGGAAACAGCTATTTGGCATTATGCGGCATAATCCAGGTGTTTTTGTTCCTTACTTGAGTAACTGCGCGCTCATTGAACACTTTATTCAGTATCGCCAAATCGTTCGCGACGAAATTGAAGCACAATTAGCTACATTATTAAAAGAGGAACCTAGGGAAGATATATCAGTAAAAACCTATGCTGTGTCGTCGAAGCAGTAG
- a CDS encoding FtsX-like permease family protein, which produces MVSVARKNLLEDLPRFLVAQAGIMFAVSLVTIQTGIFNGFTRSTTQIIEHSQADIWVTSESIVHLELSLPIPASKVNDAQKVAGVASAEPLILRGAIWRNSLQDIVLVRIIGFDPNGQLFTPKNVTQGNVSDLAQPYTVIVDGTNLTTLNVSNIGEVEEIATLPARVVGLTQGNRSIVSNPFVFTSLANANAYANSGQNATLSCKLQAGSSDIQCTNVYTPPDPETTAAPKPLAASDLITHVLIQAQPGENLQVLKQRIEAALPNTRAFTQAELIRHNQQFWQQRTGIGFLLGLSTVVGVIVGVVVVGQILYSSVSDHLKEFGTLKAMGASDWKIYGVIVEQSLWMAILGYVPSMILCYGVGIWTMATQGIMILITPVSAIAIFGVTVLMCVGSAAFAIQKVTRVDPAIVFKA; this is translated from the coding sequence ATGGTTTCAGTTGCCCGCAAAAATCTCTTAGAAGATCTACCGCGCTTTCTTGTCGCCCAAGCAGGAATCATGTTTGCTGTAAGTTTGGTGACGATTCAGACAGGGATTTTTAATGGCTTTACGCGCTCAACCACACAAATTATCGAACACTCGCAGGCAGACATCTGGGTAACTTCCGAAAGTATCGTCCATCTGGAACTATCTTTACCAATTCCTGCCAGTAAAGTTAATGACGCACAAAAAGTTGCTGGTGTCGCCAGCGCGGAACCTTTAATCTTAAGAGGTGCTATTTGGCGCAACTCATTGCAAGATATTGTCTTGGTACGAATCATTGGTTTTGATCCGAATGGGCAATTGTTTACACCCAAAAATGTCACGCAAGGAAATGTTAGCGATCTAGCACAGCCATACACAGTGATAGTAGATGGCACGAATCTGACGACACTAAATGTAAGTAATATTGGGGAAGTCGAAGAAATCGCAACTTTGCCCGCACGAGTTGTCGGTTTAACGCAGGGAAATCGCTCGATTGTTTCTAATCCTTTCGTATTTACTTCTTTGGCAAATGCCAATGCCTATGCAAATTCAGGTCAAAATGCAACTTTATCGTGCAAATTACAAGCAGGTTCGTCAGATATTCAATGTACTAATGTCTATACGCCACCCGATCCTGAGACAACTGCTGCGCCAAAACCTTTAGCAGCCTCTGATTTAATTACCCATGTCTTGATTCAGGCACAGCCAGGGGAAAATCTACAAGTACTCAAGCAAAGAATAGAAGCTGCACTACCCAATACCCGCGCTTTTACACAAGCAGAACTCATCCGACACAATCAACAATTTTGGCAGCAGCGTACAGGAATTGGATTTCTTTTGGGACTTAGCACGGTTGTGGGTGTGATTGTTGGTGTTGTCGTCGTCGGACAAATTCTTTATTCTTCAGTATCAGACCATCTCAAAGAATTTGGTACGCTCAAGGCAATGGGTGCTTCTGACTGGAAGATCTATGGCGTGATTGTCGAACAGTCTTTGTGGATGGCAATTTTAGGCTATGTGCCAAGTATGATTTTATGCTATGGCGTAGGAATTTGGACGATGGCAACGCAGGGAATTATGATTTTGATTACACCTGTAAGTGCGATCGCAATTTTTGGTGTTACTGTCTTAATGTGCGTTGGCTCTGCTGCCTTTGCGATTCAGAAAGTCACTCGTGTCGATCCGGCGATTGTCTTTAAAGCATGA
- a CDS encoding SDR family oxidoreductase, protein MTQLKPINQQVVAIVGASSGIGRETALQFAKRGAKVVVAARSESGLRSLVEEIQRMGGDAIYVLADVSDFEQVKAIADKAVQVYGRLDTWVHAAATGVLAPFEKIAPEEFKRVIDVNLTGQAYGAMAALPHLKREGRGAFISISSVEARRAIPLQSPYSASKHGVEGLLESLRVELMHEGIPISVTNIMPSVINTPYYNKVRTKLGVKPTGVPPYYQPSLVADAILYAAEHPTRDFIVGDVGKVVDLLQKVSPQLVDALLLAIGFVGQRTNEPKSEDAPHNVFEPIEGYDRVEGDFSNLTIPSFTDWLDKNPPLKWGVVAAATLGVATVLKALLPGNDA, encoded by the coding sequence GTGACTCAGCTAAAACCAATAAACCAACAAGTGGTTGCAATTGTCGGTGCGTCGAGTGGAATTGGCAGAGAAACAGCACTACAATTTGCCAAGCGTGGAGCGAAGGTTGTCGTTGCAGCAAGAAGTGAATCAGGATTGCGATCGCTTGTCGAAGAAATTCAACGCATGGGTGGCGACGCAATTTATGTGCTAGCAGATGTCAGCGATTTTGAGCAAGTAAAAGCGATCGCCGATAAAGCTGTACAAGTTTACGGCAGACTTGATACGTGGGTTCATGCGGCTGCAACAGGTGTACTCGCGCCCTTCGAGAAGATCGCGCCAGAAGAATTCAAGCGCGTTATTGATGTTAACCTTACCGGACAAGCATACGGCGCTATGGCTGCACTACCGCACCTGAAACGCGAAGGACGTGGTGCATTTATTAGTATTTCCTCAGTAGAAGCAAGACGCGCGATTCCATTACAAAGTCCTTATTCTGCCTCAAAACATGGTGTAGAAGGACTTTTAGAATCTCTACGTGTCGAATTAATGCATGAAGGCATTCCCATCAGCGTGACAAATATTATGCCGTCGGTAATTAATACACCTTACTACAACAAAGTGCGTACTAAATTAGGTGTCAAACCAACAGGAGTTCCACCCTACTATCAGCCTAGCTTAGTTGCAGATGCTATTCTGTATGCTGCTGAACATCCGACACGGGATTTTATCGTAGGAGATGTCGGCAAGGTTGTCGATCTGTTACAGAAAGTCTCCCCGCAACTAGTCGATGCATTGTTGCTAGCGATCGGATTTGTGGGACAACGAACCAACGAACCCAAATCAGAAGATGCACCACACAACGTATTTGAACCAATTGAAGGCTATGACCGAGTAGAGGGAGACTTCAGCAACCTGACCATACCAAGTTTTACCGACTGGCTAGATAAAAACCCACCACTTAAGTGGGGTGTTGTCGCCGCTGCAACATTAGGAGTTGCTACCGTTTTAAAAGCCTTGTTACCTGGAAACGACGCTTAA
- a CDS encoding rhodanese-like domain-containing protein, protein MTTELDSKIIWSLIVVSLGAVGLLGWRSLAFGILKRFIKRKFPHVQTLTTQELAQWLNSQQPQPVLLDARNAIEYQQSHLQQAQHIDPQQPDLSALPQSPETPIVVYCSVGYRSAKIAAKLAEAGYKHVYNLEGSIFQWVNEGRPVYQDNNPTTQVHPYDRRWGQLLKPKYRAKLETDEERSGL, encoded by the coding sequence ATGACAACTGAGTTGGATAGCAAAATTATCTGGAGTTTAATCGTGGTGTCATTGGGCGCTGTCGGGTTGTTGGGTTGGCGATCGCTTGCTTTTGGGATTTTGAAGCGCTTCATTAAGCGTAAGTTTCCCCACGTTCAAACGCTAACTACTCAGGAATTAGCACAATGGCTAAATTCTCAACAGCCACAGCCTGTTTTACTTGACGCCCGCAATGCCATAGAGTATCAACAAAGTCATCTGCAACAAGCACAACACATTGATCCCCAGCAACCTGATTTATCTGCTTTACCTCAATCGCCAGAGACTCCAATTGTGGTTTATTGCTCAGTCGGCTATCGTAGCGCGAAAATTGCGGCTAAATTAGCTGAGGCGGGTTACAAGCATGTATACAACCTTGAAGGTAGCATCTTTCAGTGGGTGAATGAAGGGCGTCCCGTCTACCAAGATAACAATCCGACAACACAAGTTCATCCTTACGATCGCCGTTGGGGACAACTGCTTAAACCGAAGTATCGCGCAAAACTTGAAACTGATGAAGAGCGATCCGGTCTTTAA
- a CDS encoding methyltransferase, with protein MLTSPQQLKDIFFCPEESNFYAFCIESLVLNRCPASKEIVEFGSGDGSPVIKSLLRTRFPGVIHGFEINHLAYAAARSKIEAFGLASHYIIHNASFFDAAHQADYLISNPPYLPAKDNRIYQPFLHGGIDGITVTQKLLSLDYENVLVMISSYSNPESLIDYAITKGYVTADFIVSPLKFGYYSSDPKVQQRITELRKNNQAFYSDNIYMLAGVLFTKQHKLSSNLSEELVRVMTAL; from the coding sequence ATGCTTACTTCACCTCAGCAGCTAAAAGATATTTTTTTTTGCCCAGAAGAGTCTAATTTTTATGCTTTTTGCATAGAATCATTAGTATTAAATCGTTGCCCTGCTTCAAAAGAAATTGTAGAATTTGGCTCTGGTGATGGTAGTCCAGTCATTAAATCACTGCTAAGAACAAGATTTCCTGGTGTAATACATGGATTTGAAATTAATCATTTAGCTTACGCAGCTGCCCGCTCTAAAATAGAAGCTTTCGGGTTGGCAAGTCATTATATAATACACAATGCATCCTTTTTTGATGCAGCCCATCAAGCTGATTATCTAATCTCGAATCCCCCGTATCTTCCTGCCAAGGATAATAGAATCTATCAACCATTCTTGCATGGAGGCATTGACGGAATTACAGTGACACAAAAGCTTTTATCTTTGGACTATGAAAATGTATTAGTCATGATTTCTAGCTACTCTAATCCTGAAAGTCTTATAGACTACGCAATAACAAAAGGTTATGTTACTGCTGACTTTATCGTTTCACCATTAAAGTTTGGTTACTACAGTTCTGACCCTAAAGTGCAACAAAGAATTACCGAGTTGAGAAAAAACAATCAAGCTTTCTACTCAGATAATATTTATATGTTAGCTGGTGTTTTATTTACAAAGCAACACAAATTATCTTCCAATTTGTCAGAAGAATTGGTTCGAGTAATGACAGCTTTATAA
- a CDS encoding iron-containing redox enzyme family protein, which yields MLSEALPRTAMITQTRQSVYNDAEQQFIELLDMIDLDKKLASQPELASQFEASLDRAIQEAYHADSGDAAAHRFLQRVLYRINRLKLFWYDDLRHYTNERSAYLRSIRDRIEAPWQAWELAQIDVAALQQEDVKQGLIERGARDLDPPLSEDSRYIREQTTEAGYRRILAIGSFDGLVEGSRLSRILGGAANEIQATLTRVLLEEYGNGRLSRKHSTYFAQMLSEFGMKTEPEAYFDLVPWEVLACANHNFLVTECKRYFLRYNGGLTYFEVAGPAAYRNYLTAAQRLGLSQAAMGYWELHIREDERHGRWMLDDVALPLADKYPEQAWELLLGYDQEKLMGDRAGVAIVQSAKEADRLAVQ from the coding sequence ATGTTATCTGAAGCATTACCGCGTACAGCGATGATTACACAAACACGCCAAAGTGTATACAATGACGCCGAGCAGCAATTTATAGAACTGCTCGACATGATAGATTTAGACAAAAAATTAGCTTCCCAACCCGAACTTGCCAGTCAATTTGAAGCATCGCTCGATCGCGCTATCCAAGAAGCTTATCACGCCGATTCTGGAGATGCGGCTGCCCATCGCTTTTTACAGCGTGTATTGTATCGCATTAACCGCCTGAAGTTATTTTGGTACGACGATTTACGCCACTATACGAACGAACGTTCCGCGTACTTACGTAGCATACGCGATCGCATCGAAGCACCTTGGCAAGCATGGGAACTCGCCCAAATCGACGTTGCAGCACTGCAACAAGAAGATGTTAAGCAAGGGCTAATCGAACGCGGCGCGCGCGATCTCGACCCGCCACTATCGGAGGATAGTCGTTATATCCGCGAACAAACAACTGAAGCCGGATATCGCCGGATACTTGCGATTGGTTCTTTCGATGGTTTAGTCGAAGGAAGCCGCCTTTCGCGAATTCTGGGTGGTGCGGCAAATGAAATACAAGCAACACTTACCAGAGTTTTACTTGAAGAATACGGCAACGGTCGCTTATCGCGCAAGCACTCGACGTATTTTGCTCAAATGCTATCCGAGTTTGGCATGAAGACTGAACCCGAAGCCTACTTTGATTTAGTTCCTTGGGAAGTGCTAGCTTGTGCTAACCATAACTTTCTTGTTACAGAATGCAAGCGTTATTTCCTACGCTATAACGGCGGGTTAACCTACTTCGAGGTAGCAGGTCCTGCGGCTTATCGTAACTATCTTACTGCCGCACAACGCCTGGGCTTATCACAAGCAGCAATGGGTTACTGGGAGTTGCACATTCGCGAAGACGAACGTCACGGACGTTGGATGTTGGATGATGTTGCTTTACCTTTAGCTGATAAGTATCCTGAACAAGCCTGGGAGCTATTACTAGGATACGACCAAGAAAAACTTATGGGCGATCGCGCCGGAGTCGCGATTGTACAATCCGCAAAAGAAGCAGATCGCTTGGCAGTTCAATAA
- a CDS encoding TIGR01777 family oxidoreductase, whose product MKVAITGATGFVGSRLVERLHAQGDQVLVFTRNSTSAQRVFPKEVYPNVEIVAYSPRESGAWQNAIAGCDAVVNLAGEPIAEGRWTPQRKQEIFQSRQVGTQKIVEAIAKANPKPKVLVNASAIGYYGTSETDTFDESSSSGNDFLAEVCRAWEAEAQKVLDYGVRLVILRLGIVLGMGGAIARMVTPFKLFAGGPIGSGRQWFSWIHRDDLVSLIITAIQREDIQGVLNATAPNPVRMAEFCRTMGEVMNRPSWLPVPAFAIEALLGDGAIVVLEGQRVLPQRAQAYNFEFQYPHVKQALADILS is encoded by the coding sequence ATGAAAGTAGCAATTACAGGCGCCACAGGATTTGTCGGTAGTCGCTTGGTAGAACGCCTCCACGCGCAAGGCGACCAAGTGTTAGTTTTTACGCGTAATTCCACCAGCGCACAGCGGGTGTTTCCCAAGGAAGTTTATCCGAATGTAGAAATAGTGGCGTATAGCCCTCGCGAATCAGGCGCTTGGCAAAACGCGATCGCAGGTTGTGATGCAGTAGTCAATCTAGCGGGAGAACCGATCGCCGAAGGCAGGTGGACACCCCAACGCAAGCAGGAAATCTTCCAAAGTCGCCAAGTTGGTACGCAAAAAATTGTCGAAGCGATCGCTAAAGCAAACCCTAAACCCAAAGTTTTAGTCAATGCTTCTGCAATCGGTTACTATGGCACGAGTGAGACGGATACTTTTGATGAATCAAGTTCATCGGGTAACGATTTCTTAGCCGAAGTTTGTCGCGCTTGGGAAGCGGAAGCACAAAAAGTATTAGACTATGGCGTTCGTTTAGTGATTTTAAGACTAGGTATTGTTTTAGGAATGGGCGGTGCGATCGCGCGGATGGTAACTCCCTTTAAACTTTTTGCCGGTGGTCCTATTGGTAGCGGGCGACAGTGGTTTTCGTGGATTCACCGCGACGACTTGGTAAGTTTAATTATTACCGCAATTCAACGGGAAGATATTCAAGGCGTGCTCAATGCTACCGCACCTAATCCTGTACGAATGGCGGAATTTTGTCGAACGATGGGAGAAGTGATGAATCGCCCTTCTTGGCTACCAGTACCTGCTTTTGCGATTGAGGCTCTTTTAGGCGATGGCGCGATTGTTGTGCTAGAGGGACAAAGAGTCTTACCGCAACGCGCCCAAGCTTATAATTTTGAGTTTCAATACCCGCACGTTAAACAAGCGTTAGCAGATATTTTGTCATGA